The Synchiropus splendidus isolate RoL2022-P1 chromosome 1, RoL_Sspl_1.0, whole genome shotgun sequence genome includes a window with the following:
- the LOC128752255 gene encoding gastrula zinc finger protein XlCGF26.1-like isoform X2 produces the protein METERGEADADGSSGAEPAGVLDSPVHRDPQRSPGSESDTDDSEDWGETCNTQTDSNSVEDPNVHVKEETDDADGKPLTCSGCGKKCVSEEELSQHMKFPCCGPLTCLLCGNRFEKRQKLRDHMKIHINKKTFICSHCGKCFSQKYHLMNHERIHTGEKPFICSQCGQCFSRKNNLKSHVRIHTGEKPFNCSQCGKCFSRNVFLTNHMRSHSGEKPFFCSQCGKCFSVRNSLNRHMRVHTGHGQMYSGEKPFICSQCGQRFSRKSNLKRHSRIHSGEKPYICSQCGKCFAVTYTLNQHMRVHNGQGQIHSGEKPYMCSQCGQCFSTKSNLNRHSRSHSGEKPYICSQCGQPFFRRSHLKSHSRIHSGEKPYICSQCGKCFSEKHDLNRHMRVHTGEKPFSCSQCGQCFSVKSHLKRHSRIHTGEKPYICSQCGQSFSDKDCLDTHMSVHTGEKPFSCSQCGQCFPGKNHLKRHSRIHSGEKPYICSQCGKCFSRKSHLNRHIRVHTGEKPFICSRCGKCFTCERNLNSHMKSHSGTHASCHSNKISI, from the exons ATGGAGACCGAGAGAGGAG AAGCAGATGCAGATGGCTCTAGTGGAGCAGAACCAGCTGGTGTCTTGGATTCACCTGTCCATCGCGACCCACAAAGGTCACCGGGTTCTGAATCAGACACAGATGACAGCGAAGACTGGGGAGAAACCTGTAACACTCAGACGGATTCCAACTCTGTAGAGGATCCAAATGTTCATGTCAAAGAGGAGACAGATGATGCTGATGGCAAACCACTGACCTGTTCTGGATGCGGGAAGAAATGCGTCTCAGAGGAGGAACTGTCTCAACACATGAAATTCCCCTGCTGTGGACCTTTGACTTGTTTGCTTTGTGGGAACCGTTttgagaagagacagaaactgAGGGACCACATGAAAAtacacattaataaaaaaactttcatctgctcccactgtggaaaatgtttttcacagaaatatcACCTGATGAATCATgagagaattcacactggagaaaagcctttcatctgctcccaatgCGGACAATGTTTTTCAAGGAAAAATAACCTGAAAAGTCACGTACGAATTCACACTGGCGAAAAACCTTTCaactgctctcagtgtggaaaatgtttttcaaggaATGTTTTCCTCACGAATCATATGAGAAGTCACtcaggagaaaaacccttcttttgctcccagtgtggaaaatgtttttcagtgagaaatTCCTTGAACCggcacatgagagttcacacaggGCACGGTCAAATGtactctggagaaaagccttttatctgctcccagtgtgggcAACGCTTTTCAAGAAAAAGTAACCTAAAAAGGCACAGTAGgattcactctggagaaaaaccgtatatctgctcccagtgtggaaaatgttttgcagTGACATATACCTTGAATcaacacatgagagttcacaatGGGCAGGGTCAaattcactctggagaaaagccGTATATGTGCTCCCAATGTGGGCAATGTTTTTCAACAAAAAGTAACTTAAATAGGCACAGTAGGAgtcactctggagaaaagccgtatatctgctcccagtgtgggcAACCTTTTTTCAGAAGAAGTCACCTGAAAAGTCACAGTAgaattcactctggagaaaaaccatatatctgctcccagtgtgggaaatgtttttcagagaaACATGATTTGAATAggcacatgagagttcacactggtgagaaacccttctcctgctcccagtgtggGCAATGCTTTTCAGTGAAAAGTCACCTGAAAAGGCACAgtagaattcacactggagaaaagccttatATCTGCTCCCAATGTGGACAATCTTTTTCAGACAAAGATTGCTTGGATACACACATGAgcgttcacactggagaaaaaccgttctcctgctcccagtgtggGCAATGTTTTCCAGGAAAAAATCACCTGAAAAGGCACAGCAgaattcactctggagaaaagccttatATTTGCTCCcaatgtggaaaatgtttttcgagAAAAAGTCACCTGAATAGGCACATTCgtgttcacactggagaaaaacctttcatttgcTCTCGGTGTGGAAAGTGCTTCACGTGCGAAAGAAACCTGAATTCCCACATGAAATCTCACTCTGGAACACATGCCTCCTGTCACTCAAACAAGATTTCAATTTGA
- the LOC128752255 gene encoding oocyte zinc finger protein XlCOF6.1-like isoform X5, translated as METERGDADGSSGTEPAGVLDSPLYPDPQRSLCSESDTDDSEGWGETCNTQTDSNSVEDPNVHVKEETDDADHKPLTCSGCGKKCVSEEELSQHMKFPCCRPLTCSLCGNRFEKKQKLRDHMKIHINKKPFICSHCGKRFSQKNNLMNHERIHTGEKPFICTQCGQCFSQKNNLKSHIRIHTGEKPFSCSQCGKCFTKNAHLTSHMRSHSGEKPFFCSQCGKCFAVTNSLNRHMRVHTGEKPYICSQCGQCFAEKGALNRHRRVHTGEKPFSCSQCGQCFSGRSHLKRHSRIHTGEKPYICSQCGQCFSEKDRLDMHMRVHSGEKPFSCSLCGQCFSGKSRLKRHSRIHSGEKPYICSQCGKSFSEKHALSRHIRVHTGEKPFLCPQCGKCFTCKRNLNSHMKSHSGARVSCHSDKISI; from the exons ATGGAGACCGAGAGAGGAG ATGCAGATGGCTCTAGTGGAACAGAACCAGCTGGTGTCTTGGATTCACCTCTCTATCCTGACCCGCAGAGGTCACTCTGTTCTGAATCAGACACTGATGACAGCGAAGGCTGGGGAGAAACCTGTAACACTCAGACAGATTCCAACTCTGTAGAGGATCCAAATGTTCATGTCAAAGAGGAGACAGATGATGCTGATCACAAACCACTGACCTGTTCTGGATGTGGGAAGAAATGTGTCTCAGAGGAGGAACTGTCTCAACACATGAAATTCCCCTGCTGCAGACCTTTGACTTGTTCGCTTTGTGGGAACCGTTTTGAGAAGAAACAGAAACTGAGGGACCACATGAAAATACACATTAATAAAAAACCTTTTATCTGCTCCCATTGTGGAAAacgtttttcacagaaaaataacCTGATGAATCATGAGAggattcacactggagaaaaacctttcatctgcaccCAATGTGgacaatgtttttcacagaaaaataacCTGAAAAGTCACATACGAATTCACACTGGCGAAAAACCTTttagctgctctcagtgtggaaaatgttttacaaaGAATGCTCACTTAACTAGTCATATGAGAAGTCACtcaggagaaaaacccttcttctgctcccagtgtggaaaatgttttgctgtGACAAATTCCTTGAATCggcacatgagagttcacactggggAAAAACCGTatatctgctcccagtgtgggcAATGTTTTGCAGAGAAAGGTGCCTTGAATAGGCACAGGAGAGTTCACACCGGAGAGAAACCCTTctcctgctcccagtgtggGCAATGTTTTTCAGGGAGAAGTCACCTGAAGAGGCACAgtagaattcacactggagaaaagccttatATCTGCAGCCAGTGTGGACAATGTTTTTCAGAGAAAGATCGCTTGGATATGCACATGAGAGTTCACTCAGGAGAAAAACCATTCTCCTGCTCCCTGTGTGGGCAATGTTTTTCAGGAAAAAGTCGCCTGAAAAGGCACAGCAGgattcactctggagaaaaaccGTATATCTGCTCCCAATGTGGAAAATCATTTTCAGAGAAACATGCCTTGAGTAGGCACATAcgagttcacactggagaaaaacccttcCTCTGCCCCCAGTGTGGAAAGTGCTTCACATGCAAAAGAAACCTAAATTCCCACATGAAATCTCACTCTGGAGCACGCGTCTCCTGTCACTCAGACAAGATTTCAATTTGA
- the LOC128752255 gene encoding oocyte zinc finger protein XlCOF6.1-like isoform X4: protein METERGADADGSSGTEPAGVLDSPLYPDPQRSLCSESDTDDSEGWGETCNTQTDSNSVEDPNVHVKEETDDADHKPLTCSGCGKKCVSEEELSQHMKFPCCRPLTCSLCGNRFEKKQKLRDHMKIHINKKPFICSHCGKRFSQKNNLMNHERIHTGEKPFICTQCGQCFSQKNNLKSHIRIHTGEKPFSCSQCGKCFTKNAHLTSHMRSHSGEKPFFCSQCGKCFAVTNSLNRHMRVHTGEKPYICSQCGQCFAEKGALNRHRRVHTGEKPFSCSQCGQCFSGRSHLKRHSRIHTGEKPYICSQCGQCFSEKDRLDMHMRVHSGEKPFSCSLCGQCFSGKSRLKRHSRIHSGEKPYICSQCGKSFSEKHALSRHIRVHTGEKPFLCPQCGKCFTCKRNLNSHMKSHSGARVSCHSDKISI, encoded by the exons ATGGAGACCGAGAGAGGAG CAGATGCAGATGGCTCTAGTGGAACAGAACCAGCTGGTGTCTTGGATTCACCTCTCTATCCTGACCCGCAGAGGTCACTCTGTTCTGAATCAGACACTGATGACAGCGAAGGCTGGGGAGAAACCTGTAACACTCAGACAGATTCCAACTCTGTAGAGGATCCAAATGTTCATGTCAAAGAGGAGACAGATGATGCTGATCACAAACCACTGACCTGTTCTGGATGTGGGAAGAAATGTGTCTCAGAGGAGGAACTGTCTCAACACATGAAATTCCCCTGCTGCAGACCTTTGACTTGTTCGCTTTGTGGGAACCGTTTTGAGAAGAAACAGAAACTGAGGGACCACATGAAAATACACATTAATAAAAAACCTTTTATCTGCTCCCATTGTGGAAAacgtttttcacagaaaaataacCTGATGAATCATGAGAggattcacactggagaaaaacctttcatctgcaccCAATGTGgacaatgtttttcacagaaaaataacCTGAAAAGTCACATACGAATTCACACTGGCGAAAAACCTTttagctgctctcagtgtggaaaatgttttacaaaGAATGCTCACTTAACTAGTCATATGAGAAGTCACtcaggagaaaaacccttcttctgctcccagtgtggaaaatgttttgctgtGACAAATTCCTTGAATCggcacatgagagttcacactggggAAAAACCGTatatctgctcccagtgtgggcAATGTTTTGCAGAGAAAGGTGCCTTGAATAGGCACAGGAGAGTTCACACCGGAGAGAAACCCTTctcctgctcccagtgtggGCAATGTTTTTCAGGGAGAAGTCACCTGAAGAGGCACAgtagaattcacactggagaaaagccttatATCTGCAGCCAGTGTGGACAATGTTTTTCAGAGAAAGATCGCTTGGATATGCACATGAGAGTTCACTCAGGAGAAAAACCATTCTCCTGCTCCCTGTGTGGGCAATGTTTTTCAGGAAAAAGTCGCCTGAAAAGGCACAGCAGgattcactctggagaaaaaccGTATATCTGCTCCCAATGTGGAAAATCATTTTCAGAGAAACATGCCTTGAGTAGGCACATAcgagttcacactggagaaaaacccttcCTCTGCCCCCAGTGTGGAAAGTGCTTCACATGCAAAAGAAACCTAAATTCCCACATGAAATCTCACTCTGGAGCACGCGTCTCCTGTCACTCAGACAAGATTTCAATTTGA
- the LOC128752255 gene encoding oocyte zinc finger protein XlCOF6.1-like isoform X3, translating to METERGEADADGSSGTEPAGVLDSPLYPDPQRSLCSESDTDDSEGWGETCNTQTDSNSVEDPNVHVKEETDDADHKPLTCSGCGKKCVSEEELSQHMKFPCCRPLTCSLCGNRFEKKQKLRDHMKIHINKKPFICSHCGKRFSQKNNLMNHERIHTGEKPFICTQCGQCFSQKNNLKSHIRIHTGEKPFSCSQCGKCFTKNAHLTSHMRSHSGEKPFFCSQCGKCFAVTNSLNRHMRVHTGEKPYICSQCGQCFAEKGALNRHRRVHTGEKPFSCSQCGQCFSGRSHLKRHSRIHTGEKPYICSQCGQCFSEKDRLDMHMRVHSGEKPFSCSLCGQCFSGKSRLKRHSRIHSGEKPYICSQCGKSFSEKHALSRHIRVHTGEKPFLCPQCGKCFTCKRNLNSHMKSHSGARVSCHSDKISI from the exons ATGGAGACCGAGAGAGGAG AAGCAGATGCAGATGGCTCTAGTGGAACAGAACCAGCTGGTGTCTTGGATTCACCTCTCTATCCTGACCCGCAGAGGTCACTCTGTTCTGAATCAGACACTGATGACAGCGAAGGCTGGGGAGAAACCTGTAACACTCAGACAGATTCCAACTCTGTAGAGGATCCAAATGTTCATGTCAAAGAGGAGACAGATGATGCTGATCACAAACCACTGACCTGTTCTGGATGTGGGAAGAAATGTGTCTCAGAGGAGGAACTGTCTCAACACATGAAATTCCCCTGCTGCAGACCTTTGACTTGTTCGCTTTGTGGGAACCGTTTTGAGAAGAAACAGAAACTGAGGGACCACATGAAAATACACATTAATAAAAAACCTTTTATCTGCTCCCATTGTGGAAAacgtttttcacagaaaaataacCTGATGAATCATGAGAggattcacactggagaaaaacctttcatctgcaccCAATGTGgacaatgtttttcacagaaaaataacCTGAAAAGTCACATACGAATTCACACTGGCGAAAAACCTTttagctgctctcagtgtggaaaatgttttacaaaGAATGCTCACTTAACTAGTCATATGAGAAGTCACtcaggagaaaaacccttcttctgctcccagtgtggaaaatgttttgctgtGACAAATTCCTTGAATCggcacatgagagttcacactggggAAAAACCGTatatctgctcccagtgtgggcAATGTTTTGCAGAGAAAGGTGCCTTGAATAGGCACAGGAGAGTTCACACCGGAGAGAAACCCTTctcctgctcccagtgtggGCAATGTTTTTCAGGGAGAAGTCACCTGAAGAGGCACAgtagaattcacactggagaaaagccttatATCTGCAGCCAGTGTGGACAATGTTTTTCAGAGAAAGATCGCTTGGATATGCACATGAGAGTTCACTCAGGAGAAAAACCATTCTCCTGCTCCCTGTGTGGGCAATGTTTTTCAGGAAAAAGTCGCCTGAAAAGGCACAGCAGgattcactctggagaaaaaccGTATATCTGCTCCCAATGTGGAAAATCATTTTCAGAGAAACATGCCTTGAGTAGGCACATAcgagttcacactggagaaaaacccttcCTCTGCCCCCAGTGTGGAAAGTGCTTCACATGCAAAAGAAACCTAAATTCCCACATGAAATCTCACTCTGGAGCACGCGTCTCCTGTCACTCAGACAAGATTTCAATTTGA
- the LOC128752255 gene encoding gastrula zinc finger protein XlCGF26.1-like isoform X1, with amino-acid sequence METERTEADADGSSGAEPAGVLDSPVHRDPQRSPGSESDTDDSEDWGETCNTQTDSNSVEDPNVHVKEETDDADGKPLTCSGCGKKCVSEEELSQHMKFPCCGPLTCLLCGNRFEKRQKLRDHMKIHINKKTFICSHCGKCFSQKYHLMNHERIHTGEKPFICSQCGQCFSRKNNLKSHVRIHTGEKPFNCSQCGKCFSRNVFLTNHMRSHSGEKPFFCSQCGKCFSVRNSLNRHMRVHTGHGQMYSGEKPFICSQCGQRFSRKSNLKRHSRIHSGEKPYICSQCGKCFAVTYTLNQHMRVHNGQGQIHSGEKPYMCSQCGQCFSTKSNLNRHSRSHSGEKPYICSQCGQPFFRRSHLKSHSRIHSGEKPYICSQCGKCFSEKHDLNRHMRVHTGEKPFSCSQCGQCFSVKSHLKRHSRIHTGEKPYICSQCGQSFSDKDCLDTHMSVHTGEKPFSCSQCGQCFPGKNHLKRHSRIHSGEKPYICSQCGKCFSRKSHLNRHIRVHTGEKPFICSRCGKCFTCERNLNSHMKSHSGTHASCHSNKISI; translated from the exons atggagaccgagagaacag AAGCAGATGCAGATGGCTCTAGTGGAGCAGAACCAGCTGGTGTCTTGGATTCACCTGTCCATCGCGACCCACAAAGGTCACCGGGTTCTGAATCAGACACAGATGACAGCGAAGACTGGGGAGAAACCTGTAACACTCAGACGGATTCCAACTCTGTAGAGGATCCAAATGTTCATGTCAAAGAGGAGACAGATGATGCTGATGGCAAACCACTGACCTGTTCTGGATGCGGGAAGAAATGCGTCTCAGAGGAGGAACTGTCTCAACACATGAAATTCCCCTGCTGTGGACCTTTGACTTGTTTGCTTTGTGGGAACCGTTttgagaagagacagaaactgAGGGACCACATGAAAAtacacattaataaaaaaactttcatctgctcccactgtggaaaatgtttttcacagaaatatcACCTGATGAATCATgagagaattcacactggagaaaagcctttcatctgctcccaatgCGGACAATGTTTTTCAAGGAAAAATAACCTGAAAAGTCACGTACGAATTCACACTGGCGAAAAACCTTTCaactgctctcagtgtggaaaatgtttttcaaggaATGTTTTCCTCACGAATCATATGAGAAGTCACtcaggagaaaaacccttcttttgctcccagtgtggaaaatgtttttcagtgagaaatTCCTTGAACCggcacatgagagttcacacaggGCACGGTCAAATGtactctggagaaaagccttttatctgctcccagtgtgggcAACGCTTTTCAAGAAAAAGTAACCTAAAAAGGCACAGTAGgattcactctggagaaaaaccgtatatctgctcccagtgtggaaaatgttttgcagTGACATATACCTTGAATcaacacatgagagttcacaatGGGCAGGGTCAaattcactctggagaaaagccGTATATGTGCTCCCAATGTGGGCAATGTTTTTCAACAAAAAGTAACTTAAATAGGCACAGTAGGAgtcactctggagaaaagccgtatatctgctcccagtgtgggcAACCTTTTTTCAGAAGAAGTCACCTGAAAAGTCACAGTAgaattcactctggagaaaaaccatatatctgctcccagtgtgggaaatgtttttcagagaaACATGATTTGAATAggcacatgagagttcacactggtgagaaacccttctcctgctcccagtgtggGCAATGCTTTTCAGTGAAAAGTCACCTGAAAAGGCACAgtagaattcacactggagaaaagccttatATCTGCTCCCAATGTGGACAATCTTTTTCAGACAAAGATTGCTTGGATACACACATGAgcgttcacactggagaaaaaccgttctcctgctcccagtgtggGCAATGTTTTCCAGGAAAAAATCACCTGAAAAGGCACAGCAgaattcactctggagaaaagccttatATTTGCTCCcaatgtggaaaatgtttttcgagAAAAAGTCACCTGAATAGGCACATTCgtgttcacactggagaaaaacctttcatttgcTCTCGGTGTGGAAAGTGCTTCACGTGCGAAAGAAACCTGAATTCCCACATGAAATCTCACTCTGGAACACATGCCTCCTGTCACTCAAACAAGATTTCAATTTGA
- the LOC128752267 gene encoding gastrula zinc finger protein XlCGF57.1-like, whose amino-acid sequence MESKRAGAGGDDSTGTEPASILDTPLQSDHQRPLCSESDTDDSEDWRETSNLQSDSNSVDNPKVVVKKETDDMDDISLICSGCGKKCFSTDELTRHNKSCCHGPFTCLLCGNHFPKRHILNKHMRIHTGGKPFRCPQCGKCFSMKCHLKIHMRIHTGEKPFICSQCGKDFFTKHHLDRHLRVHTGERAFSCSHCGKCFTEKGHLNKHIRVHTGEKPFICSLCGKCFSEGSTLNKHMSVHTGEKPIICSVCGKCFSRKSNLRRHMGIHSDEKPFLCSKCGKQFSHEYTLKDHMRVHNDEKPTICSLCGKCFSRKCSLWKHMRIHSGEKPFICSQCGKCFTMNVDLKKHMRIHSGEKPFICPQCGKCFSQKCNLRRHIRMHEKSFNCSHCGTSFSEKATLTDHMRVHIGEKPFICSQCGKCFAAERLLKRHMKTHNGKTKGCSECLVAEYVQPNTEK is encoded by the exons ATGGAGAGCAAGAGAGCAG GAGCGGGTGGAGATGACTCTACTGGAACAGAACCAGCCAGTATATTGGATACACCCCTACAGTCTGACCACCAGAGGCcactgtgttctgaatctgacactgatgacagtgaagactggagagaaaccagtAACTTGCAGTCAGATTCTAATTCTGTTGATAATCCAAAAGTTGTTGTCAAAAAGGAGACAGATGACATGGATGACATATCACTGATCTGCTCTGGATGTGGAAAGAAGTGCTTCTCAACAGATGAACTGACTCGACACAATAAATCCTGCTGCCATGGACCTTTCACTTGTTTGCTTTGTGGGAACCATTTCCCAAAGAGACATATACTGAATAagcacatgagaattcacactggaggaAAACCTTTCAGGTGcccccagtgtggaaaatgtttttcaatgaaatgccACCTGAAAattcacatgagaattcacacaggagaaaaacctttcatctgctcacaATGTGGGAAAGATTTTTTCACTAAACATCACTTGGACAGGCATTTAAGAGTTCATACTGGAGAAAGAGCATTCAGCTGCTCCcattgtggtaaatgttttacaGAGAAAGGTCACTTAAACAAGCACAtaagagttcacactggtgaaaaacctttcatctgctccctaTGTGGAAAATGTTTCTCTGAGGGAAGCACCCTAAACAAGCACATGAgcgttcacactggtgaaaaacctatTATCTGCTCTgtctgtggaaaatgtttttcaaggaAAAGTAACCTAAGGAGGCATATGGGAATTCActctgatgaaaaacctttcttATGCTCTAAATGTGGTAAACAGTTTTCCCATGAATATACTCTAAAGGATCATATGAGAGTTCACAATGATGAAAAACCTACCATCTGTTCcctgtgtggaaaatgtttttcacgtaAATGTAGTCTGTGGAAGCATATGAgaattcactctggagaaaaacctttcatctgctcccagtgtggaaaatgttttactaTGAATGTTGACctgaagaaacacatgagaattcattctggagaaaaacctttcatctgcccccagtgtggaaaatgtttttcacagaaatgtAATCTGAGGAGGCATATTAGAATGCACGAAAAATCTTTCAACTGCTCTCATTGTGGAACATCTTTTTCAGAGAAAGCCACCCTAACtgatcacatgagagttcacattggtgaaaaacctttcatctgctctcagtgtggtaaatgttttgcaGCAGAACGGTTATTGAAAAGGCACATGAAAACTCACAACGGAAAAACTAAAGGATGCAGTGAATGTTTGGTGGCCGAATATGTTCAGCCGAATACTGAAAAATAG
- the LOC128752294 gene encoding oocyte zinc finger protein XlCOF6.1-like has product MRMHSGEKLFNWSQCGKCFSEKGHLFNHLRVHTGEKPFICSQCGKCFSLKCTLKNHMRVHTGEKPFFCPHFGKCFSQKIHLKYHMRIHSGQKPFICSQCGKCFTKKRTLKNHIRVHTGERPLTCSLCGNRFETRRKLSSHMRIHSQERPFICSQCGKCYSQRCYLTRHMRAHTGEKPFGCSHCGKSFPEKGKLKEHTRVHTGEKPFNCSLCGKCFSKKVKLNDHMRVHTGEKPFNCSQCGKCFAAKGTLNRHIKSHIRKTLLLLSLKKDLS; this is encoded by the exons ATGAGAATGCACTCTGGAGAAAAACTTTTTAACTGGTCTcaatgtggtaaatgtttttcagagaaAGGTCACCTGTTTAATCACTTgcgagttcacactggtgaaaaaccattcatctgctctcagtgtggaaaatgtttttctctgaAATGCACCCTAAAgaatcacatgagagttcacactggggAAAAACCTTTCTTCTGCCCCcactttggaaaatgtttttcacagaaaattcATCTGAAAtatcacatgagaattcactctggacaaaaacctttcatctgctcccagtgtggaaaatgttttactaAGAAACGCACCCTAAAGAATCACATacgagttcacactggtgaaa GACCTTTGACTTGTTCGCTTTGTGGGAACCGTTTTGAAACAAGAAGGAAACTATCGagccacatgagaattcactcaCAGGAaagacctttcatctgctcccaatgTGGCAAATGTTATTCACAGAGATGTTACTTGACGAGACACATGAGGGCTCACACAGGCGAAAAACCTTTCGGCTGCTCCCACTGTGGGAAAAGTTTTCCAGAGAAAGGCAAACTAAAAGAGCACACAAGAGTTCACACTGGggaaaaacctttcaactgctccctgtgtggaaaatgtttttcaaagaaagtCAAACTAAATGaccacatgagagttcacactggcgaaaaacctttcaactgctcccagtgtggaaaatgttttgctgcAAAAGGGACCCTGAATAGACACATCAAAAGTCACATTAGAAAAACTTTGCTTCTTCTGTCACTTAAAAAAGATTTAAGTTGA